From Phaseolus vulgaris cultivar G19833 unplaced genomic scaffold, P. vulgaris v2.0 scaffold_17, whole genome shotgun sequence, a single genomic window includes:
- the LOC137817136 gene encoding arabinogalactan O-methyltransferase 1-like, with translation MQGNERMKNRWPVWLMGTLCIIGATLFIASFIQTSENSLLCSISTAQQQLTGTSKSMQLKAILHYATSQVVPQQSLSEITVTFDVLQALNRPANFLVFGLGHDSLMWAGLNPGGTTLFLEEDPKWVQTVLKDAPGLRAHTVHYRTQLREADHLLSSYRSEPACSPATATLRGNERCKLALQNLPDEVYSREWDLIMIDAPKGYFPEAPGRMAAIFSAAVMARDRKGSGVTHVFLHDVDRKVEKVYAEEFLCRKQLVKGVGRLWHFEIPPKANHSRDDARFC, from the coding sequence ATGCAAGGGAACGAGAGGATGAAGAACCGATGGCCGGTGTGGCTAATGGGGACATTATGCATAATCGGAGCCACGCTCTTTATCGCCAGTTTCATCCAAACCTCCGAGAACAGTCTTCTATGCTCAATATCCACAGCACAGCAGCAGTTAACCGGAACTTCCAAATCGATGCAGCTCAAAGCGATACTTCACTACGCCACCTCGCAGGTTGTCCCGCAACAGTCTCTTTCGGAGATCACCGTCACCTTCGATGTCCTCCAGGCCCTTAACCGCCCCGCCAACTTCCTCGTCTTTGGGCTGGGCCACGATTCCCTTATGTGGGCAGGCCTCAACCCAGGCGGCACCACGCTCTTCCTCGAGGAGGACCCTAAGTGGGTCCAGACCGTCCTCAAGGACGCGCCGGGCCTCCGAGCCCACACCGTCCACTACCGAACCCAGCTCCGCGAAGCCGACCACCTCCTCTCGTCTTATCGCTCCGAGCCTGCCTGCTCGCCGGCCACCGCCACGCTCCGCGGCAACGAGCGGTGCAAGCTGGCACTCCAGAACCTCCCGGACGAGGTGTACTCGCGGGAGTGGGATCTAATCATGATCGATGCGCCGAAGGGGTACTTCCCTGAGGCGCCAGGGCGCATGGCGGCGATATTTTCGGCGGCGGTGATGGCTCGGGACAGGAAAGGCTCCGGCGTGACGCACGTGTTCCTGCACGATGTGGATCGGAAGGTGGAGAAGGTTTACGCCGAGGAGTTTCTCTGCCGGAAGCAGTTGGTCAAAGGTGTTGGCAGACTCTGGCACTTCGAGATTCCTCCGAAGGCTAATCACTCTCGTGACGACGCGCGTTTCTGTTAG